One Pyrofollis japonicus DNA window includes the following coding sequences:
- a CDS encoding purine-nucleoside phosphorylase encodes MQPQHIRISPKDLAKKVVVVGDPARAKFIAENFIEDARLVNTTRCFHIYTGYYRGEPISVAVHGIGAPSAAIVFEELRMLGAEVMIRLGTAGGLVPYLEIGDAVVATGAAYIHGGTIGSYIPDACMVAAPNPLLATKLYEKAKNIHGRVFLGPVFSSDAFYAESKDFVEKWSKRGIIAVEMEVAALYALAAMRGFDAAALLVISDNLAVPGKEELKHHEELESFVEKAAKAVLETLREFNPNRGEAARVKTGR; translated from the coding sequence TTGCAGCCACAACATATTAGGATATCACCTAAGGACCTAGCTAAGAAAGTTGTAGTTGTTGGCGATCCTGCCCGCGCCAAATTCATAGCTGAGAACTTTATTGAAGACGCAAGGCTAGTCAATACTACCCGTTGCTTCCACATTTACACAGGATACTATAGAGGTGAACCAATAAGTGTTGCAGTGCACGGAATAGGTGCCCCTTCTGCGGCAATAGTTTTCGAGGAACTTAGGATGCTGGGAGCAGAAGTTATGATACGACTTGGAACAGCAGGAGGACTAGTACCGTACCTCGAGATAGGCGATGCCGTTGTAGCAACTGGTGCAGCATATATCCATGGAGGTACAATTGGGTCCTATATACCAGATGCGTGTATGGTCGCTGCTCCAAACCCGCTACTAGCTACAAAGCTCTATGAAAAAGCAAAGAATATTCACGGGAGAGTATTCCTAGGCCCAGTCTTTAGTAGCGATGCTTTCTATGCCGAAAGCAAGGACTTTGTCGAAAAATGGTCGAAAAGAGGAATTATTGCTGTAGAAATGGAGGTGGCTGCTCTCTATGCACTCGCGGCAATGAGGGGCTTTGATGCAGCAGCTCTACTAGTTATATCCGATAACCTAGCAGTGCCGGGTAAAGAGGAACTAAAGCATCATGAAGAGCTTGAGTCGTTTGTTGAGAAGGCGGCAAAGGCTGTTCTTGAAACTTTGCGCGAATTTAACCCTAATAGGGGAGAAGCGGCTAGAGTTAAAACTGGCCGTTGA